Proteins co-encoded in one Oceanispirochaeta sp. genomic window:
- a CDS encoding citrate/2-methylcitrate synthase encodes MSEEVIHKGLEGVFVTKTSICRVNGEEGRLYYYGYPIEVLEKYSSFEETSYLLLYGHLPNRVELDDFTVKMRKSRKISPPILDMIRSFPRESHPMELLQSSINFLSGYVDHKIEHSAYCNCRQTLHQIAQLPTIIAAFHRIKNGQESIAPRDDLNHGANFLYMLRGVAPDREEGEIMDKCLILHAEHGLNASTFTARVVASSLSTCYCSISAAIGSLYGSLHGGANEKVVSMLKEIDSVNDVRPFLEEASRTRRKIMGMGHRVYKAMDPRAVLMEGYLKTLSAKKGNSVNYNMLKEIQKVFREMMDEKEKAIYPNVDFFSGAVYDLMDIPSSLFTPIFAMARAPGWLSHILEQRQDNRIFRPKALFEGPLDREFIPIENR; translated from the coding sequence ATGTCAGAAGAAGTGATTCATAAGGGTTTGGAAGGTGTTTTTGTTACCAAGACGAGCATCTGCAGGGTCAATGGTGAGGAAGGAAGGTTGTACTATTACGGTTATCCCATAGAAGTTCTTGAAAAGTATTCCAGCTTTGAAGAAACCTCTTATCTCCTTCTCTACGGTCATCTGCCCAACCGGGTGGAACTGGATGATTTTACAGTAAAAATGAGAAAATCCCGCAAGATCAGTCCTCCCATTCTGGATATGATCAGAAGTTTCCCCCGGGAATCACACCCCATGGAACTGCTTCAGTCTTCCATCAATTTTCTCAGCGGCTATGTAGACCATAAGATTGAACACTCCGCCTATTGCAACTGCCGGCAGACACTGCATCAGATTGCCCAGTTACCCACTATTATCGCCGCCTTTCACCGCATTAAGAATGGACAGGAATCTATTGCTCCCCGGGACGATCTGAATCATGGCGCCAACTTCCTCTACATGCTCCGGGGAGTCGCCCCGGACCGGGAAGAGGGTGAGATCATGGATAAATGTCTGATCCTTCATGCCGAGCACGGTCTGAACGCCTCAACATTTACGGCCAGGGTTGTTGCGTCATCCCTTTCCACATGTTACTGCAGTATTTCCGCCGCCATCGGGTCTCTTTATGGTTCTCTTCATGGCGGAGCCAATGAGAAGGTCGTGAGCATGCTCAAGGAAATCGATTCCGTCAATGATGTCAGGCCCTTTCTGGAAGAAGCCAGCCGGACCAGGAGGAAGATTATGGGCATGGGTCACAGAGTTTACAAGGCCATGGATCCCCGGGCTGTACTGATGGAAGGATATCTGAAGACTCTTTCTGCTAAAAAAGGAAACTCGGTGAATTACAATATGCTGAAAGAAATTCAGAAGGTCTTCCGTGAAATGATGGATGAGAAAGAAAAGGCTATCTACCCCAATGTGGATTTCTTTTCAGGAGCAGTCTATGATCTCATGGATATTCCATCCTCCTTGTTTACGCCCATTTTCGCCATGGCCAGAGCACCGGGAT